From Pulveribacter suum, a single genomic window includes:
- a CDS encoding AAA family ATPase, with product MHAQHQIKALLDQLNTVIVGKNSQVQDCVACLLAGGHLLIEDVPGVGKTTLAHALARTFGLQFARVQFTADLMPSDLTGVSVYERGSQAFAFHPGPVFTQVLLADEINRASPKTQSALLEAMEEKQVSVEGATRPLPEPFFVIATQNPHDQLGTFALPESQLDRFLMRISLGYPDRAAERLLLAGSDRRDMVDSLQPLLTGPQLAQLQQRVLAVHAAEPLLSYVQDLLEATRSGRWFLQGLSPRAGIALMRAAKAQALIEGRDYVAPDDVQAILPQTVAHRLVPVGDAGRGAVEQVRAMLQAVPLP from the coding sequence ATGCATGCACAGCACCAAATCAAAGCGCTTTTGGACCAGCTTAACACGGTGATCGTGGGCAAAAACAGCCAGGTTCAGGACTGCGTGGCGTGCCTTCTGGCGGGCGGCCACCTGCTGATCGAGGACGTGCCGGGCGTGGGCAAAACCACGCTGGCGCACGCCCTGGCGCGCACCTTCGGACTGCAGTTCGCGCGCGTGCAGTTCACTGCCGACCTGATGCCCAGCGACCTGACGGGCGTGTCGGTCTATGAGCGCGGCAGCCAGGCCTTCGCCTTCCACCCCGGCCCGGTCTTCACGCAGGTGCTGCTGGCCGACGAGATCAACCGCGCCAGCCCCAAGACGCAAAGCGCGCTGCTCGAAGCCATGGAAGAAAAGCAGGTCTCCGTCGAAGGCGCGACGCGCCCCCTGCCCGAGCCCTTCTTCGTCATTGCCACGCAGAACCCGCACGACCAGCTGGGCACCTTTGCGCTGCCCGAAAGCCAGCTCGACCGCTTCCTGATGCGCATCTCCCTGGGCTACCCGGACCGCGCCGCCGAGCGGCTGCTGCTGGCCGGCAGCGACCGGCGCGACATGGTGGACAGCCTGCAGCCGCTGTTGACCGGCCCGCAGCTGGCGCAGCTGCAGCAGCGCGTGCTGGCCGTGCATGCAGCCGAGCCGCTGCTGAGCTACGTGCAGGACCTGCTGGAGGCCACGCGCTCGGGCCGCTGGTTCCTGCAGGGCCTGTCGCCGCGCGCCGGCATCGCCCTGATGCGCGCGGCCAAGGCGCAGGCGCTGATCGAGGGGCGCGACTACGTGGCGCCCGACGACGTGCAGGCCATCTTGCCGCAGACCGTGGCCCACCGCCTGGTGCCCGTGGGCGACGCCGGGCGCGGCGCCGTGGAGCAGGTGCGCGCCATGCTGCAGGCCGTGCCCCTGCCCTGA
- a CDS encoding PA0069 family radical SAM protein: MAHDPFPDEHAGAGEAPAVRIPVQAVKGRGVASRMAHRFSTDQRDAFDDGWDAREPGVGNAPLPVRTEVIWEDARSALTRNDSPDIFFSHSVNPYRGCEHGCVYCYARATHSYLGMSPGLDFETRIIAKRNVAALLRAELSRPGHQPSVINIGSATDCYQPVERELRLTRALVEVLGEARHPFSLITKSSGVERDLDLIAPLAADRLAAVYVTITTLDAKLARILEPRAAAPHRRLRTLRALADAGVPVGVSVAPQIPFITEDMEQVLAAAREAGATRAFYTVIRLPWEVDPLMREWLQLHYPDRAARVMARIQDLHGLDDAARARGRAYDSAHATRMSGTGLWGELLRQRFDKACARLGYHRERFELDLSQYRPALARGQGALF, from the coding sequence ATGGCCCACGATCCCTTTCCCGACGAACACGCCGGCGCTGGCGAAGCGCCCGCCGTGCGCATCCCCGTGCAGGCCGTCAAGGGGCGGGGCGTGGCCAGCCGCATGGCGCACCGCTTCAGCACGGACCAGCGCGACGCCTTCGACGACGGCTGGGACGCACGGGAGCCGGGCGTGGGCAACGCGCCCCTGCCCGTGCGTACCGAGGTCATCTGGGAGGACGCGCGCAGCGCCCTGACGCGCAACGACTCGCCCGACATCTTCTTCTCGCACTCGGTCAACCCCTACCGCGGCTGCGAGCACGGCTGCGTGTACTGCTACGCCCGCGCCACGCACAGCTATCTTGGCATGTCGCCCGGGCTGGACTTCGAGACGCGCATCATCGCCAAGCGCAACGTCGCCGCGCTGCTGCGCGCGGAACTCTCGCGGCCCGGCCACCAGCCCAGCGTGATCAATATTGGCTCGGCCACCGACTGCTACCAGCCCGTGGAGCGCGAGCTGCGCCTGACGCGCGCGCTGGTCGAGGTGCTGGGCGAGGCGCGCCACCCGTTTTCGCTGATCACCAAGTCCAGTGGCGTGGAGCGCGACCTGGACCTGATCGCCCCGCTGGCGGCCGACCGGCTGGCCGCCGTCTACGTCACCATCACCACGCTGGACGCCAAGCTCGCCCGCATCCTGGAGCCGCGCGCCGCCGCGCCGCACCGGCGCCTGCGCACCCTGCGCGCGCTGGCCGACGCGGGCGTGCCGGTGGGCGTGAGCGTGGCCCCGCAGATCCCCTTCATCACCGAGGACATGGAGCAGGTGCTGGCTGCCGCGCGCGAGGCGGGCGCCACGCGCGCCTTCTACACCGTCATCCGCCTGCCCTGGGAGGTGGACCCTTTGATGCGCGAATGGCTGCAGCTGCACTACCCCGACCGCGCCGCGCGCGTCATGGCGCGCATCCAGGACCTGCATGGCCTGGACGATGCAGCCCGCGCCCGCGGGCGCGCCTACGACAGCGCCCACGCCACGCGCATGAGCGGCACGGGCCTGTGGGGCGAGCTGCTGCGCCAGCGCTTTGACAAGGCCTGCGCCCGCCTGGGCTATCACCGCGAGCGCTTCGAGCTGGACCTGTCGCAATACCGCCCGGCGCTGGCACGGGGGCAGGGCGCGCTGTTTTGA
- a CDS encoding acyl-CoA dehydrogenase, translating into MSYTAPVKDMLFAIEHLAGIEQVAQLPGFEDAGLDTAAAVLEECARFNEGVVAPLNVPGDQNPSSWKDGVVTTTPGFKEAFAQFAEGGWQGLQHPQDFGGQGLPKTIGAACVEMLNSANLSFALCPLLTDGAIEALLTAGSEELKRTYLEKLISGQWTGTMNLTEPQAGSDLALVRTRADRQDDGTYKIFGTKIFITYGEHDMAENIVHLVLARVAGAPEGVKGISLFVVPKFLVNADGSLGARNDAHCVSIEHKLGIKASPTAVLQFGDHGGAVGWLVGEENRGLEYMFIMMNAARYAVGVQGIAVAERAYQHAVQYARERVQSRPVDGSIKASAAIIHHPDVRRMLMTMRSLTEGCRAMAAVAAAAYDASHHHADEQVRKDNATFYEFMVPLVKGFSTEMSLEVTSLGVQVHGGMGFIEETGAAQYYRDARILPIYEGTTAIQANDLVGRKTGRDGGATARAIAAQIEKTEGELHASGSEAARAMGERLAAARTAFVEVVDFVVSQMKADPNAVFAGSVPYLMLAGNLVAGWQMARALLVAEKLSATAQDAAFMQAKVATARFYAEHILVRAPALRDEIVHGGASTMQMALEAF; encoded by the coding sequence ATGAGTTACACCGCCCCCGTCAAGGACATGCTGTTCGCCATCGAGCACCTGGCCGGCATCGAGCAGGTTGCACAGCTGCCCGGCTTCGAGGACGCCGGCCTGGACACGGCCGCCGCCGTGCTGGAAGAGTGCGCCCGCTTCAACGAAGGCGTGGTGGCGCCGCTGAACGTGCCCGGCGACCAAAACCCTTCGTCATGGAAGGACGGCGTCGTCACCACCACGCCCGGCTTCAAGGAGGCGTTTGCGCAGTTCGCCGAAGGCGGCTGGCAGGGCCTGCAGCACCCGCAGGACTTCGGCGGCCAGGGTCTGCCCAAGACCATCGGCGCGGCCTGCGTGGAGATGCTCAACAGCGCCAACCTCAGCTTCGCCCTGTGCCCGCTGCTCACCGACGGCGCCATCGAGGCTCTGCTGACGGCCGGCAGCGAGGAGCTAAAACGCACCTACCTGGAAAAGCTGATCTCCGGCCAGTGGACCGGCACCATGAACCTGACCGAGCCCCAGGCCGGCAGCGACCTGGCGCTGGTGCGCACCCGCGCCGACCGCCAGGACGACGGCACCTACAAGATCTTCGGCACCAAGATCTTCATCACCTACGGCGAGCACGACATGGCCGAGAACATCGTGCACCTGGTGCTGGCGCGCGTGGCCGGCGCGCCGGAGGGCGTCAAGGGCATCAGCCTGTTCGTGGTGCCGAAGTTCCTGGTGAACGCGGACGGCTCGCTGGGCGCGCGCAACGACGCGCACTGCGTGAGCATCGAGCACAAGCTGGGCATCAAGGCCTCGCCCACGGCGGTGCTGCAGTTTGGCGACCATGGCGGCGCCGTGGGCTGGCTGGTCGGCGAGGAAAACCGCGGCCTGGAATACATGTTCATCATGATGAACGCCGCCCGCTACGCCGTGGGCGTGCAGGGCATTGCCGTGGCCGAGCGCGCCTACCAGCACGCCGTGCAGTACGCCCGCGAGCGCGTGCAAAGCCGCCCGGTCGATGGCTCCATCAAGGCCAGCGCCGCCATCATTCACCACCCCGACGTGCGCCGCATGCTGATGACCATGCGCTCGCTCACCGAGGGCTGCCGGGCCATGGCCGCCGTGGCCGCCGCCGCGTACGACGCGTCGCACCACCATGCGGACGAGCAGGTGCGCAAGGACAACGCCACCTTCTATGAATTCATGGTGCCGCTGGTCAAGGGCTTCTCCACCGAGATGAGCCTGGAGGTGACGAGCCTGGGCGTGCAGGTGCACGGCGGCATGGGTTTCATCGAGGAAACCGGCGCCGCCCAGTACTACCGCGACGCCCGCATCCTGCCCATCTACGAGGGCACCACGGCCATCCAGGCCAACGACCTGGTGGGCCGCAAGACCGGCCGCGACGGCGGGGCCACGGCCCGCGCCATCGCCGCGCAGATCGAGAAGACCGAAGGCGAGCTGCACGCCAGCGGCAGCGAGGCCGCCCGCGCCATGGGCGAGCGCCTGGCCGCCGCGCGCACCGCCTTTGTGGAAGTCGTGGATTTCGTCGTGTCGCAGATGAAGGCCGACCCCAACGCCGTCTTCGCCGGCAGCGTCCCCTACCTGATGCTGGCCGGCAACCTGGTCGCCGGCTGGCAGATGGCGCGCGCGCTGCTGGTGGCAGAGAAGCTGTCCGCAACGGCGCAGGATGCGGCCTTCATGCAGGCCAAGGTCGCCACCGCGCGCTTTTATGCCGAGCACATCCTGGTGCGCGCTCCGGCACTGCGCGATGAAATCGTGCACGGGGGCGCCAGCACCATGCAGATGGCGCTGGAAGCGTTCTGA
- the fghA gene encoding S-formylglutathione hydrolase, translating into MTATLELLSTHACFGGEQRYYRHASDATGLPMRVSVYLPPKALAGAPVPALVYLAGLTCTEDTFPTKAGAQRLAAELGLALIAPDTSPRGAGIAGEAEAWDFGVGAGFYLDATQAPWSAHWRMESWLLAELLPALADELPIDGTRLGLTGHSMGGHGALTLALRHPGRFRSLSAFAPICAPTRCPWGEKAFTGYLGADRAAWAAHDATELMSGHQAAPYPAGILIDQGLDDKFLAEQLHPHLLEAACQAAGQTLTLRRHAGYDHGYYFVQTFMDDHLRHHARQLAG; encoded by the coding sequence ATGACCGCCACGCTTGAACTGCTCAGCACCCACGCCTGCTTCGGCGGCGAGCAGCGCTACTACCGCCACGCCTCGGACGCGACCGGCCTGCCCATGCGCGTGTCCGTCTATCTGCCGCCCAAGGCCCTGGCCGGCGCGCCCGTGCCGGCCCTGGTCTATCTGGCCGGGCTGACCTGCACCGAGGACACCTTTCCCACCAAGGCCGGCGCCCAGCGCCTGGCCGCCGAGCTGGGCCTGGCCCTCATCGCGCCCGACACCAGCCCGCGCGGTGCGGGCATCGCAGGCGAGGCCGAGGCCTGGGACTTCGGCGTGGGCGCCGGTTTCTACCTGGACGCCACGCAGGCCCCCTGGTCCGCCCACTGGCGCATGGAAAGCTGGCTGCTGGCCGAGCTGCTGCCGGCCCTGGCCGACGAGCTGCCCATCGACGGAACGCGCCTGGGCCTGACGGGCCACAGCATGGGCGGCCACGGCGCCCTGACCCTGGCGCTGCGCCACCCCGGCCGCTTCAGGAGCCTGTCGGCCTTTGCCCCCATCTGCGCGCCCACGCGCTGCCCCTGGGGCGAAAAGGCGTTCACCGGCTACCTGGGCGCCGACCGCGCCGCCTGGGCCGCGCACGACGCCACCGAGCTGATGAGCGGCCACCAGGCCGCGCCCTACCCCGCCGGCATCCTCATCGACCAGGGCCTGGACGACAAATTCCTGGCCGAGCAGCTGCACCCGCACCTGCTGGAGGCCGCCTGCCAGGCCGCCGGCCAGACCCTGACCCTGCGCCGCCACGCGGGCTACGACCACGGCTACTACTTCGTGCAGACCTTCATGGACGACCACCTGCGCCACCACGCGCGCCAGCTGGCCGGCTGA
- a CDS encoding acyltransferase family protein: protein MSSPPRSALIDCTKAVACAAIVAHHLAFYGPLPPLVAQAAPALISGLVEYARMAVQVFLVLAGYLAAASLAPQGSARFGAPAAKVGQRFVRLVVPYAVALVMVIATSAAVRPWFDDPAVSPDPDLAQLLAHALLLHGVAGEESLSAGAWYVAIDFQLFALTVLLLAGVRALVRPAWRARTGQALVVLLAAASLLVFNRDADWDVWALYFFGAYGLGLMAWWAAQAARAESRAWLLLMAALVAMALLLDWRERIALAGATALALGSLMRLAPVARWQGVAPLRWLGQISYSVFLVHFAVCLLVNALVSNLWPGSVSAAAMGLLAGFALSLLAGWVLYQRVERYVPTWHKALRWQLGLVGAGLATALLAGLR from the coding sequence ATGTCCAGCCCCCCACGCAGCGCCCTGATCGACTGCACCAAGGCCGTGGCGTGCGCCGCCATCGTGGCCCACCACCTGGCCTTCTACGGCCCCCTGCCGCCGCTGGTGGCGCAGGCGGCGCCCGCGCTCATCAGCGGGCTGGTGGAGTACGCGCGCATGGCCGTGCAGGTGTTCCTGGTGCTGGCCGGCTACCTGGCCGCCGCCAGCCTGGCGCCCCAGGGCAGCGCGCGCTTTGGCGCGCCGGCGGCCAAGGTCGGCCAGCGCTTCGTGCGGCTGGTCGTGCCGTATGCGGTGGCACTGGTGATGGTGATTGCGACGTCAGCGGCCGTGCGGCCGTGGTTCGATGACCCGGCCGTTTCGCCCGACCCGGACCTGGCCCAGCTGCTGGCGCACGCGCTGCTGCTGCACGGCGTGGCGGGCGAAGAGTCGCTGTCGGCCGGTGCCTGGTATGTGGCCATCGACTTCCAGCTGTTCGCCCTCACGGTGCTGCTGCTGGCCGGCGTGCGCGCCTTGGTTCGGCCCGCGTGGCGCGCCCGCACGGGCCAGGCGCTGGTGGTGCTGCTGGCAGCCGCGTCGCTGCTGGTCTTCAACCGCGATGCGGACTGGGACGTGTGGGCGCTGTACTTCTTCGGGGCCTACGGCCTGGGGCTGATGGCCTGGTGGGCGGCGCAGGCCGCTCGGGCCGAGTCCCGCGCCTGGCTGCTGCTCATGGCCGCGCTGGTGGCGATGGCGCTGCTGCTGGACTGGCGTGAGCGCATCGCCCTGGCCGGCGCCACGGCCCTGGCCCTGGGCAGCCTGATGCGCCTGGCCCCCGTGGCGCGCTGGCAGGGCGTGGCGCCACTGCGCTGGCTGGGGCAGATCTCGTACTCCGTCTTTCTGGTGCACTTTGCCGTGTGCCTGCTGGTGAATGCCCTGGTCAGCAACCTGTGGCCGGGCTCGGTGAGCGCCGCGGCGATGGGCCTGCTGGCGGGCTTTGCGCTGTCGCTGCTGGCCGGCTGGGTGCTGTACCAGCGGGTGGAGCGCTACGTGCCCACCTGGCACAAGGCGCTGCGCTGGCAGCTGGGGCTGGTGGGCGCCGGGCTGGCGACGGCGCTGCTGGCCGGGCTGCGTTGA
- a CDS encoding electron transfer flavoprotein subunit beta/FixA family protein has protein sequence MKVLVPVKRVVDYNVKVRVKSDGSGVDIANVKMSMNPFDEIAVEEAVRLKEKGVVTEIIAVSCGPAQCQETLRTAMAIGADRAILVETPADVDLQPLAVAKLLKALVDKEQPQLVILGKQAIDDDSNQTGQMLAALADLPQATFASKVEAADGKVSVTREVDGGLETIALTLPAVITTDLRLNEPRYVTLPNIMKAKKKQLDTVKPEDLGVDIAPRLKTLNVAEPAKRGAGVKVADVAALVDKLRNEAKVI, from the coding sequence ATGAAGGTCTTGGTCCCTGTCAAGCGCGTGGTGGACTACAACGTGAAAGTCCGTGTCAAGTCGGACGGCAGCGGCGTGGACATCGCCAACGTCAAGATGAGCATGAACCCCTTTGACGAGATCGCCGTCGAAGAGGCCGTGCGCCTGAAGGAAAAGGGCGTGGTCACCGAGATCATCGCCGTCTCCTGCGGCCCCGCGCAGTGCCAGGAAACCCTGCGCACCGCCATGGCCATCGGCGCCGACCGCGCCATCCTGGTGGAGACGCCCGCCGACGTGGACCTGCAGCCCCTGGCCGTGGCCAAGCTGCTCAAGGCCCTGGTGGACAAGGAGCAACCCCAGCTGGTCATCCTGGGCAAGCAGGCCATCGATGACGACTCCAACCAGACCGGCCAGATGCTGGCCGCGCTGGCCGACCTGCCCCAGGCCACCTTCGCCAGCAAGGTCGAAGCGGCCGACGGCAAGGTGAGCGTGACGCGCGAAGTGGACGGGGGCCTGGAGACCATCGCCCTGACATTGCCGGCCGTGATTACCACCGACCTGCGCCTGAACGAGCCGCGCTACGTCACGCTGCCCAACATCATGAAGGCCAAGAAGAAGCAGCTGGACACGGTCAAGCCCGAAGACCTGGGCGTGGACATCGCCCCGCGCCTGAAGACGCTCAACGTGGCCGAGCCCGCCAAGCGCGGCGCCGGCGTCAAGGTTGCCGACGTGGCCGCGCTGGTGGACAAGCTGCGCAACGAAGCCAAGGTCATCTGA
- a CDS encoding enoyl-CoA hydratase, translated as MTTNPDALVRVERDMRGVYTLTLNDPKRFNALGSEMLDALQHALDEVAHDDEARAVVLAAHGKAFCAGHNLKDMAANPDLAWYQQLFAQCSRVMLSIHKLSVPVIARVHGMATAAGCQLVAQCDLAVATYEASFATSGIHYGLFCATPSVPLVRNVPAKRAMEMLLTGDFIDAQTALDQGLVNRVVAPGRLDAEVQALVQSIVEKPRVAVAMGKALVYQQRELGLEGAYQLAGQAMATNMMDDAAQEGARAFAEKRQPAWKAPHGG; from the coding sequence ATGACGACGAACCCCGATGCACTGGTGCGGGTCGAGCGCGACATGCGCGGCGTGTACACCCTGACCCTGAACGACCCCAAGCGCTTCAACGCCCTGGGCAGCGAGATGCTGGACGCCCTGCAGCATGCGCTGGACGAGGTGGCCCATGACGACGAGGCCCGCGCCGTGGTGCTGGCCGCCCATGGCAAGGCCTTTTGCGCCGGCCACAACCTCAAGGACATGGCCGCCAACCCCGACCTGGCCTGGTACCAGCAGCTGTTCGCCCAGTGCAGCCGCGTCATGCTGTCCATCCACAAGCTCAGCGTGCCGGTGATTGCGCGCGTGCATGGCATGGCCACGGCCGCTGGCTGCCAGCTGGTGGCGCAGTGCGACCTGGCCGTGGCGACGTATGAGGCCAGCTTTGCCACCAGCGGCATCCACTACGGCCTGTTCTGCGCCACGCCCAGCGTGCCGCTGGTGCGCAACGTGCCGGCCAAGCGCGCCATGGAGATGCTGCTGACGGGCGACTTCATCGACGCGCAGACGGCGCTGGACCAGGGCCTGGTCAACCGCGTGGTGGCGCCGGGCCGGCTCGATGCCGAGGTCCAGGCGCTGGTGCAGTCCATCGTCGAAAAGCCCCGCGTGGCGGTCGCCATGGGCAAGGCGCTGGTGTACCAGCAGCGCGAGCTGGGCCTGGAGGGCGCCTACCAGCTGGCTGGCCAGGCCATGGCCACCAACATGATGGACGATGCCGCGCAGGAAGGCGCGCGCGCCTTTGCCGAAAAGCGCCAGCCCGCCTGGAAGGCGCCGCACGGCGGCTGA
- a CDS encoding NAD(P)H-dependent flavin oxidoreductase, whose protein sequence is MALPAALQKTTLPVIGSPLFIISNPTLVIEQCKAGIIGSMPSLNARPAEQLDDWLAEITETLAAWDKAHPDQPSAPFAINQIVHKSNDRLEHDMQVCAKYKVPIVITSLGAREDVNQAVHSWGGVVLHDIINNKFARKAIEKGADGLIAVAAGAGGHAGVKSPFALVQEIRQWFDGPLALSGSIASGGAVLAAQACGADFAYIGSAFIATEEARASEAYKQAIVDGTSDDIIYSNLFTGVHGNYLAPSIRAAGLDPDHLPESDPSKMNFGGSAAAKAWKDIWGCGQGIGAIDAVVPAAELVARLRREYEAARKRLLAAA, encoded by the coding sequence ATGGCATTGCCCGCAGCCCTGCAGAAAACCACGCTGCCCGTCATCGGCTCGCCGCTGTTCATCATCAGCAACCCCACGCTCGTCATCGAGCAGTGCAAGGCCGGCATCATCGGCTCCATGCCCTCGCTCAACGCCCGCCCGGCCGAGCAGCTCGATGACTGGCTGGCCGAGATCACCGAGACGCTGGCCGCCTGGGACAAGGCCCACCCGGACCAGCCTTCCGCGCCGTTCGCCATCAACCAGATCGTGCACAAGAGCAACGACCGGCTGGAGCACGACATGCAGGTCTGCGCCAAGTACAAGGTGCCGATCGTCATCACCAGCCTGGGCGCGCGCGAGGACGTGAACCAGGCCGTGCACAGCTGGGGCGGCGTGGTGCTGCACGACATCATCAACAACAAGTTCGCCCGCAAGGCCATCGAGAAGGGCGCCGACGGCCTGATCGCCGTGGCGGCAGGGGCGGGAGGCCACGCCGGCGTGAAGAGCCCGTTCGCGCTGGTGCAGGAGATCCGCCAGTGGTTTGACGGCCCGCTGGCGCTGTCCGGCTCCATCGCCTCGGGCGGCGCGGTGCTGGCGGCGCAGGCTTGTGGAGCCGACTTCGCCTACATCGGCTCGGCCTTCATCGCCACCGAGGAGGCGCGCGCCTCGGAGGCCTACAAGCAGGCCATCGTCGATGGCACGTCGGACGACATCATCTACAGCAACCTGTTCACCGGCGTACATGGCAACTACCTGGCGCCGTCGATTCGCGCCGCCGGGCTGGACCCGGACCACCTGCCCGAATCCGACCCCAGCAAGATGAATTTCGGCGGCAGCGCCGCGGCCAAGGCCTGGAAGGACATCTGGGGCTGTGGCCAGGGCATCGGCGCGATCGACGCCGTGGTGCCCGCGGCCGAGCTGGTGGCCCGCCTGCGCCGCGAATACGAAGCCGCCCGCAAGCGCCTGCTGGCCGCCGCCTGA
- the rnk gene encoding nucleoside diphosphate kinase regulator, which produces MLRKPAITLSSLDMERLEALLDKSAAPFPGRDQLEAELDRADVLDPKDMPPNVVTMNSTVQFTLLETGKANTLTLVYPREMDGSGDKVSVFAPVGIALLGLAVGDEFQMPSPTGQVTVRVDSITFQPESAGELHR; this is translated from the coding sequence ATGCTGCGCAAGCCCGCCATCACCCTGTCATCCCTGGACATGGAGCGCCTGGAGGCGCTGCTGGACAAAAGCGCGGCGCCCTTCCCCGGCCGCGACCAGCTGGAGGCCGAGCTGGACCGCGCCGACGTGCTCGACCCCAAGGACATGCCGCCCAACGTGGTGACCATGAACTCCACCGTGCAGTTCACCCTCCTGGAGACCGGCAAGGCCAACACGCTGACCCTGGTCTATCCGCGCGAGATGGACGGCTCGGGCGACAAGGTCTCGGTTTTCGCGCCGGTGGGCATCGCCCTGCTGGGCCTCGCCGTGGGCGATGAGTTCCAGATGCCCAGCCCCACCGGCCAGGTCACGGTGCGCGTGGACTCCATCACCTTCCAGCCCGAGAGCGCCGGCGAGCTGCACCGCTGA
- a CDS encoding histone deacetylase family protein codes for MGAGKTGYYSHRDFWLHEMGAGHPECPARLDAIEDRLLASGVSDALDRRDVPLASMADVELAHDRMYVASLRGMCERLIEEEEAGGPAHVQIDTDTAMNRHTWTAALRAAGAALAATDAVMRGELENAFCSVRPPGHHAERDKAMGFCFFNNVAVAAKYALERHHLKRVAIVDFDVHHGNGTENILSGDPRVLMVGIFQHPFYPFSGDQHPAENMLNVPVPAYTKGMDVRDIVEMIWMPRLEAFRPEMIFISAGFDAHRDDDMGQLGLTEQDYTWITMRIKDVARRFAKNRIVSCLEGGYMMGPLSRSVEAHLRVLADL; via the coding sequence ATGGGTGCAGGCAAGACGGGCTATTACTCCCATCGCGACTTCTGGCTGCACGAGATGGGCGCCGGGCATCCGGAGTGCCCGGCGCGGCTGGACGCCATCGAAGACCGGCTGCTGGCCAGCGGCGTGTCCGATGCGCTGGACCGGCGCGACGTGCCGCTCGCTTCCATGGCCGATGTCGAGCTGGCGCACGACCGCATGTACGTTGCCTCGCTGCGCGGCATGTGCGAGCGCCTGATCGAGGAAGAAGAAGCGGGCGGCCCGGCGCACGTGCAGATCGACACCGACACCGCCATGAACCGCCACACCTGGACGGCGGCGCTGCGCGCCGCAGGCGCGGCCCTGGCCGCCACCGACGCCGTGATGCGTGGCGAGCTGGAGAACGCGTTTTGCAGCGTGCGCCCGCCCGGCCACCACGCCGAGCGTGACAAGGCCATGGGGTTTTGCTTCTTCAACAACGTGGCGGTCGCTGCCAAATATGCGCTGGAGCGCCACCACCTCAAGCGCGTGGCCATCGTGGACTTCGACGTGCACCACGGCAACGGCACGGAGAACATCCTCTCGGGCGATCCGCGGGTGCTGATGGTGGGCATCTTCCAGCACCCGTTCTACCCTTTCAGTGGCGACCAGCACCCGGCCGAGAACATGCTCAATGTGCCCGTGCCGGCCTATACCAAGGGCATGGACGTGCGCGACATCGTCGAGATGATCTGGATGCCGCGCCTGGAGGCCTTCAGGCCGGAAATGATCTTCATCAGCGCCGGCTTCGATGCACACCGCGACGACGACATGGGGCAGCTGGGCCTGACCGAGCAGGACTACACCTGGATCACCATGCGCATCAAGGACGTGGCCCGGCGCTTTGCCAAAAATCGCATCGTCTCCTGCCTGGAGGGCGGCTACATGATGGGGCCGCTGTCGCGCAGCGTGGAGGCGCACCTGCGCGTATTGGCGGACTTGTGA
- a CDS encoding electron transfer flavoprotein subunit alpha/FixB family protein: MTALVIAEHDNASLKAATLNVVTAAAACGGDVHVLVAGENAGAAAQAAAQIAGVAKVLHADGASLKDGLAENLAAQVLALAGNYSHLLFPATASGKNVAPRVAAKLDVAQVSDITKVVSPDTFERPIYAGNAIATVQSGDSVKVITVRGTGFDAAPATGGSAQVETVQAAADSGKSSFVGREVTKSDRPELTAAKVIVSGGRALGSAEKFQAVLTPLADKLGAAIGASRAAVDAGYAPNDLQVGQTGKIVAPQLYIAVGISGAIQHLAGMKDSKVIVAINKDAEAPIFSVADYGLEADLFEAVPELAKAL; the protein is encoded by the coding sequence ATGACTGCACTCGTCATTGCTGAACACGACAACGCGTCGCTCAAGGCCGCCACCCTCAACGTCGTCACCGCCGCCGCTGCCTGTGGCGGCGACGTGCACGTGCTGGTGGCCGGCGAGAACGCCGGCGCCGCCGCCCAGGCCGCCGCGCAGATCGCCGGTGTGGCCAAGGTGCTGCACGCCGATGGCGCGTCGCTCAAGGACGGCCTGGCCGAGAACCTGGCCGCCCAGGTGCTGGCCCTGGCCGGCAACTACAGCCACCTGCTGTTCCCCGCCACCGCCAGCGGCAAGAACGTGGCCCCGCGCGTGGCCGCCAAGCTGGACGTGGCCCAGGTCAGCGACATCACCAAGGTCGTCAGCCCCGACACCTTCGAGCGCCCGATCTACGCCGGCAACGCCATTGCCACCGTGCAAAGCGGCGACAGCGTGAAGGTCATCACCGTGCGCGGCACGGGTTTTGACGCGGCCCCCGCCACCGGCGGCAGCGCGCAGGTCGAGACCGTGCAGGCCGCGGCCGACTCGGGCAAGAGCAGCTTTGTGGGCCGTGAGGTCACCAAGAGCGACCGTCCCGAGCTCACCGCCGCCAAGGTCATCGTCTCCGGCGGCCGGGCTCTGGGCAGCGCCGAGAAGTTCCAGGCTGTGCTCACGCCCCTGGCCGACAAGCTGGGCGCCGCCATCGGCGCCTCGCGCGCCGCGGTGGACGCCGGCTACGCGCCCAACGACCTGCAGGTCGGCCAGACGGGCAAGATCGTCGCGCCCCAGCTGTACATCGCCGTGGGCATCTCCGGCGCCATCCAGCACCTGGCCGGCATGAAGGACTCCAAGGTCATCGTGGCCATCAACAAGGATGCCGAGGCGCCCATCTTCTCGGTGGCCGACTACGGCCTGGAAGCCGACCTGTTCGAGGCCGTGCCCGAGCTGGCCAAGGCTTTGTAA